Proteins from a single region of Amorphus orientalis:
- a CDS encoding adenylate/guanylate cyclase domain-containing protein — MHTSGPAEARTDVPPDSHAIQQLSDWLVEQGLTRDNLDVLIQGFCEGVAALDIPLVRMHISIAALHPTVKGYGGYWWRGRGFVAEEYERSSMPQIGWQSSPLRVMLEDGVMAMRFRLDTNEPLEFPILDEFREEGGTDWVGRMVQFGDGESSTGLPGMLMSWLSDHPGGFSEADLATLDRLVPRLGLSCYRIALKRAAEDLLDAYVGTDAGHRVLSGQIERGAASRLNAVIMVADLRGFTHFADETEGEDVLASLNDTLGSLADIVDAHKGDVLKFLGDGFLAIFSLEGRDPPAVCAEALAAADAMQKANDELNAERTAVGRPPLVVDVALHLGEVMYGNVGSMRRLDFTVIGPAVNEASRIEALCEPLGERLLVSESFAGVCGVGLRTVGTHELRGVARTQELFAPVPG, encoded by the coding sequence ATGCATACGAGCGGACCTGCGGAAGCGCGCACCGACGTGCCCCCGGATTCGCATGCGATCCAGCAGCTCAGCGACTGGCTCGTCGAGCAGGGCCTGACGCGTGACAATCTCGACGTGCTGATCCAGGGCTTCTGTGAAGGCGTGGCCGCGCTCGATATCCCGCTCGTCCGCATGCACATCTCCATCGCTGCGCTGCATCCAACGGTGAAGGGCTATGGCGGCTACTGGTGGCGTGGCCGAGGCTTCGTCGCCGAGGAGTATGAGCGCTCCAGCATGCCGCAGATCGGCTGGCAGTCGAGCCCGCTGCGCGTCATGCTGGAAGACGGCGTGATGGCCATGCGCTTCCGGCTCGACACGAACGAGCCGCTGGAGTTCCCGATCCTGGACGAGTTCAGAGAGGAGGGCGGGACCGATTGGGTCGGCCGCATGGTTCAGTTCGGAGATGGCGAGAGCAGCACCGGGCTCCCCGGTATGCTCATGTCGTGGCTGTCGGATCACCCGGGCGGCTTCAGCGAGGCTGATCTCGCGACCCTTGATCGGCTGGTGCCAAGGCTCGGCCTCTCCTGCTACCGGATTGCGCTGAAGCGGGCGGCGGAAGACCTGCTCGACGCCTATGTCGGCACCGATGCCGGCCACCGGGTGCTGTCGGGCCAGATCGAACGCGGGGCGGCGAGCCGGCTCAACGCCGTCATCATGGTCGCCGACCTGCGCGGCTTTACCCATTTCGCCGACGAGACCGAGGGCGAGGACGTGCTTGCCTCGCTCAACGATACGCTTGGCAGCCTTGCCGACATCGTCGATGCCCACAAGGGCGACGTCCTGAAATTCCTCGGCGATGGCTTCCTGGCGATCTTCAGCCTGGAGGGACGCGACCCGCCCGCGGTATGTGCCGAGGCGCTGGCTGCGGCGGACGCCATGCAGAAAGCCAACGATGAGCTGAACGCCGAGCGGACGGCGGTCGGTCGTCCGCCGCTGGTCGTCGATGTCGCGCTTCATCTCGGGGAGGTGATGTACGGCAACGTCGGCTCGATGCGCCGCCTCGATTTCACCGTGATCGGACCTGCCGTCAACGAGGCGAGCCGCATCGAGGCGCTGTGCGAACCGCTGGGCGAGCGGCTGCTGGTGTCGGAGAGCTTTGCCGGCGTGTGCGGCGTCGGCCTGCGGACCGTTGGGACGCATGAGTTGCGGGGAGTGGCGAGGACCCAGGAGCTTTTTGCGCCGGTCCCCGGTTAG
- a CDS encoding peptidylprolyl isomerase, with translation MADAENTLVLETTKGRVTIEMKPDVAPNHVARIKELVRDGFYDGIVFHRVIDGFMAQTGCPRGNGTGGSGKKLKQEFNDAPHERGTVSMARTQDPDSGDSQFFICFDRHPFLDRQYTVWGQVTEGMDAVDQIKRGEPVADPDRIEKAHIAADAA, from the coding sequence GTGGCGGATGCCGAGAACACCCTGGTCCTGGAGACCACCAAAGGACGCGTGACGATCGAGATGAAGCCGGATGTGGCTCCGAACCACGTCGCCCGCATCAAGGAACTCGTGCGGGACGGCTTCTATGACGGCATCGTCTTTCACCGCGTGATCGATGGCTTCATGGCCCAGACCGGCTGCCCCCGCGGCAACGGAACCGGTGGCTCCGGCAAGAAGCTGAAGCAGGAGTTCAACGACGCGCCTCACGAGCGCGGAACCGTCTCCATGGCCCGGACCCAGGACCCGGACTCCGGCGACAGCCAGTTCTTCATCTGCTTCGACCGCCATCCCTTCCTGGACCGCCAGTACACGGTCTGGGGTCAGGTCACCGAGGGCATGGACGCCGTCGACCAGATCAAGCGCGGCGAGCCGGTTGCCGATCCCGACCGGATCGAGAAGGCCCACATCGCCGCCGACGCGGCGTGA
- the queA gene encoding tRNA preQ1(34) S-adenosylmethionine ribosyltransferase-isomerase QueA, giving the protein MSLTDFDFNLPQDRIALRPARPRDSARLLVVRPDEEPVLSDRIVRDLPDLLQPGDTLVFNDTRVIPAQLFGVRARGDAEARISATLHKDLGGARWRAFVRPAKRLREGEVIRFAADPDGATADVLVATVTDLEGGEATLCFDAREADLTDRLGTVGHVPLPPYIARRRGDDVTDKDDYQTIYARDPGSVAAPTAGLHFTEDLVGRLRARGIGTEFVTLHVGPGTFLPVKSDDLDAHHMHAEYGTVTPETADRLNAVRASGGRIVSVGTTSLRLLESAADETGRIHPFGEETAIFIRPGYRFRAVDVLMTNFHLPKSTLFMLVAAFSGLETMQSAYAHAIDAGYRFYSYGDACLLHRGTDR; this is encoded by the coding sequence CTGTCACTCACCGATTTCGATTTCAATCTGCCGCAGGATCGGATCGCGCTGCGTCCAGCCAGGCCGCGCGACAGTGCGCGCCTGCTCGTCGTCCGTCCGGATGAGGAACCGGTTCTGTCCGACCGGATCGTCCGGGACCTGCCCGACCTGCTGCAGCCAGGCGACACGCTGGTCTTCAACGACACCCGCGTAATTCCGGCGCAGCTGTTCGGCGTGCGCGCCCGCGGCGATGCCGAAGCCCGGATCTCGGCGACCCTCCACAAGGATCTCGGCGGCGCGCGCTGGCGCGCTTTCGTGCGCCCGGCGAAGCGGTTGCGCGAGGGCGAGGTGATCCGGTTTGCCGCCGATCCCGACGGGGCAACGGCGGACGTCCTTGTTGCGACCGTGACCGATCTCGAGGGCGGGGAGGCGACCCTTTGCTTCGATGCCCGGGAGGCCGACCTCACCGATCGGCTCGGCACGGTCGGGCACGTTCCTCTGCCGCCGTACATTGCGCGGCGCCGGGGCGACGACGTGACCGACAAGGACGACTACCAGACCATCTACGCCCGCGATCCGGGATCGGTCGCAGCACCCACGGCGGGGCTCCACTTCACAGAGGATCTGGTCGGACGCCTGCGGGCGCGCGGCATCGGCACGGAGTTCGTGACGCTCCACGTCGGCCCGGGCACGTTTCTGCCGGTCAAGAGCGACGATCTCGACGCCCACCACATGCATGCGGAGTACGGCACCGTGACGCCGGAGACGGCAGACCGCCTCAATGCGGTGCGCGCCTCGGGCGGGCGCATCGTGTCGGTCGGCACGACCAGTCTCCGCCTTCTGGAATCGGCGGCGGACGAGACGGGGCGCATTCACCCGTTCGGTGAAGAGACCGCGATCTTCATCAGGCCCGGCTACCGGTTCCGGGCCGTGGACGTTCTCATGACCAACTTTCACCTGCCAAAGTCGACCCTGTTCATGCTGGTCGCGGCCTTTTCCGGATTGGAGACGATGCAGTCGGCCTACGCCCACGCGATCGACGCCGGCTATCGCTTCTATTCCTACGGCGATGCCTGTCTGCTGCATCGGGGGACCGACCGGTGA
- a CDS encoding peptidylprolyl isomerase — MFLRIAAAAALALAFIVPAAAQSAPTPENTLVLETNKGTVEIALRPDLAPNHVERIKQLARDGFYDGVVFHRVIDNFMAQTGDPTGTGTGGSDYPDLKAEFTPTPYERGTVGMARAQSPDSANSQFFIMFNRVDSLDGKYTVFGEVIDGMDVVDSIKKGSRSANGQVSDPDRIESAYIAADR, encoded by the coding sequence ATGTTCCTCCGCATCGCCGCCGCCGCGGCCCTTGCTCTGGCCTTCATCGTTCCGGCCGCCGCTCAGAGCGCGCCGACGCCCGAAAACACCCTGGTCCTGGAAACCAACAAGGGGACCGTCGAGATCGCGCTTCGGCCGGATCTCGCCCCCAACCACGTGGAGCGGATCAAGCAGCTCGCCCGTGACGGGTTCTATGACGGCGTCGTCTTTCACCGGGTGATCGACAATTTCATGGCCCAGACCGGCGACCCGACCGGTACCGGCACCGGCGGCTCTGACTATCCGGACCTGAAGGCCGAGTTCACCCCGACCCCCTACGAGCGCGGCACCGTCGGCATGGCGCGGGCCCAGAGCCCGGACAGCGCCAATTCGCAGTTCTTCATCATGTTCAACCGCGTGGACAGCCTCGACGGCAAATACACCGTCTTCGGTGAGGTCATCGACGGCATGGACGTGGTGGATTCCATCAAGAAGGGCTCGCGCAGCGCCAACGGCCAGGTCTCCGATCCGGACCGGATCGAGAGTGCCTATATCGCGGCTGACCGGTAA
- the galU gene encoding UTP--glucose-1-phosphate uridylyltransferase GalU, which produces MAPSPIRTAVFPVAGLGTRFLPATKAMPKEMLTVVDRPLIQYVYDEAKAAGVEKFIFVTGRGKAVIEDHFDIAFELEETLRERDKLDRLEEARSAQPPAGSVSFTRQQAPLGLGHAVWCARELVGNEPFALLLPDVLVHSDPGCLAQMMEVYGSHGGNVIAVEEVPADQTHNYGVVEIEDGDGDVYKVTGMVEKPAKGTAPSNLIITGRYILQPEIFQLLEKTEKGAGGEIQITDAMLTLMQEQTFHGLRFKGHTYDCGSKVGFLAANVAYALDRDDLAAPFHAELKRLLGL; this is translated from the coding sequence ATGGCCCCTTCCCCGATCCGCACCGCCGTCTTCCCTGTCGCCGGCCTCGGTACGCGCTTCCTGCCGGCCACCAAGGCGATGCCCAAGGAGATGCTTACGGTCGTCGACCGCCCGCTGATCCAGTACGTCTATGACGAGGCGAAAGCCGCCGGCGTGGAGAAATTCATCTTCGTCACCGGGCGCGGCAAGGCCGTGATCGAGGACCATTTCGACATCGCCTTCGAGCTGGAAGAGACGCTGAGGGAGCGGGACAAGCTGGACCGGCTCGAAGAGGCGCGCAGCGCGCAGCCACCTGCCGGATCGGTCTCGTTCACACGGCAGCAGGCGCCGCTCGGCCTCGGCCATGCCGTCTGGTGCGCACGCGAACTGGTCGGCAACGAACCGTTCGCGCTGCTGTTGCCCGACGTGCTGGTCCACTCCGATCCGGGCTGCCTTGCCCAGATGATGGAGGTCTACGGATCGCACGGCGGCAATGTGATCGCTGTGGAGGAAGTGCCGGCCGATCAGACCCACAACTACGGTGTGGTGGAGATCGAGGACGGCGACGGCGACGTCTACAAGGTTACCGGCATGGTGGAGAAGCCGGCCAAGGGGACCGCGCCATCGAACCTGATCATCACCGGGCGCTACATCCTGCAGCCGGAGATCTTCCAGCTCCTGGAAAAGACTGAAAAGGGCGCCGGCGGTGAAATCCAGATCACCGACGCCATGCTGACGCTCATGCAGGAGCAGACCTTCCACGGCCTGCGCTTCAAGGGCCACACCTATGACTGCGGCTCGAAGGTCGGCTTCCTGGCCGCCAACGTGGCCTACGCCCTTGACCGCGACGACCTGGCCGCCCCGTTCCACGCCGAGCTCAAGCGGCTTCTGGGTCTATAG
- the eno gene encoding phosphopyruvate hydratase — translation MTAIIDIIGREILDSRGNPTVEVDVHLEDGSKGRAAVPSGASTGAHEAVELRDGGSRYMGKGVEEAVAAVNGEIFDAIGGLDAEDQVHLDRMMIALDGTDNKSRLGANAILGVSLATAKAAAEAVDLPLYRYVGGVAARELPVPMMNILNGGAHADNPIDFQEFMIMPAGAPTFAEALRMGAEIFHTLKGQLKKAGHSTNVGDEGGFAPNLPSAKAALDFIMSATESAGYKPGSDVFIALDCASTEFFKDGKYALEGEGRTLGGPELADYLAELVDAYPIVSIEDGMAEDDWDGWAALTQKIGNRCQLVGDDLFVTNTERLSDGIEKGIANAILVKVNQIGTLTETLEAVTMAHKAGYRAVMSHRSGETEDATIAHLAVATGCGQIKTGSLARSDRLAKYNELLRIEEELGPQAFYPGASALKIG, via the coding sequence ATGACCGCGATCATCGACATCATCGGCCGCGAGATCCTCGACAGCCGCGGCAATCCGACCGTCGAAGTTGACGTCCACCTCGAGGATGGATCCAAGGGTCGCGCCGCGGTGCCGTCCGGAGCGTCCACCGGCGCCCACGAGGCCGTCGAGCTGCGCGACGGCGGCAGCCGCTACATGGGCAAGGGGGTCGAGGAGGCCGTCGCCGCAGTCAACGGCGAGATCTTCGACGCCATCGGCGGGCTCGATGCGGAAGACCAGGTCCATCTCGACCGCATGATGATCGCGCTCGACGGCACCGACAACAAGAGCCGGCTCGGTGCCAACGCGATTCTCGGCGTGTCGCTGGCCACCGCAAAGGCTGCGGCCGAAGCGGTCGATCTTCCGCTCTACCGCTATGTCGGCGGCGTCGCGGCCCGGGAGCTTCCGGTGCCGATGATGAACATCCTGAACGGCGGTGCCCACGCGGACAATCCGATCGACTTCCAGGAATTCATGATCATGCCCGCGGGCGCGCCGACCTTCGCGGAAGCGCTTCGCATGGGGGCGGAGATCTTCCACACGCTGAAGGGTCAGCTGAAGAAGGCCGGCCACTCCACCAATGTCGGCGACGAGGGCGGGTTCGCGCCCAACCTTCCGTCCGCCAAGGCCGCGCTCGACTTCATCATGTCGGCGACCGAGAGCGCCGGCTACAAGCCCGGTTCCGACGTCTTCATCGCGCTCGACTGCGCCTCGACGGAATTCTTCAAGGACGGCAAGTACGCGCTGGAAGGCGAAGGCCGCACGCTGGGCGGCCCCGAGCTGGCCGACTATCTGGCGGAACTGGTCGACGCCTATCCGATCGTCTCCATCGAGGACGGCATGGCCGAGGACGACTGGGACGGCTGGGCCGCGCTGACTCAGAAGATCGGCAACCGGTGCCAGCTGGTCGGCGATGACCTTTTCGTGACCAACACCGAGCGTCTGTCCGACGGCATCGAGAAGGGCATCGCCAACGCGATCCTGGTGAAGGTCAATCAGATCGGCACCCTGACGGAGACGCTCGAAGCGGTGACCATGGCGCACAAGGCCGGGTACCGGGCCGTGATGTCGCATCGCTCCGGCGAGACCGAGGACGCGACCATCGCGCATCTGGCGGTGGCCACCGGCTGCGGCCAGATCAAGACCGGCTCGCTCGCCCGCTCCGACCGGCTGGCCAAGTACAACGAGCTGCTGCGCATCGAGGAGGAGCTGGGTCCGCAGGCGTTCTATCCCGGCGCTTCGGCTCTCAAGATCGGCTGA
- a CDS encoding FtsB family cell division protein → MATRHRRPTILSRLVPPILMIALIVYFVWHGLHGDYGLFARIRLEEDIARLSAARDEIRGQRQALEERVSLLRADPIDADMLDERARANLNLAHPDEIIIYTSPRLAAAGDGSLALR, encoded by the coding sequence ATGGCCACCCGCCATCGCCGTCCAACAATCCTGTCCCGTCTGGTGCCGCCGATCCTGATGATCGCTCTGATCGTCTATTTCGTGTGGCACGGGCTTCACGGCGACTATGGTCTGTTCGCGCGCATCCGGCTCGAAGAGGACATCGCCCGGCTGAGTGCCGCGCGGGACGAGATACGGGGCCAGCGCCAGGCGCTGGAGGAGCGGGTGTCCCTGCTTCGCGCCGATCCGATCGACGCCGACATGCTGGACGAGCGGGCGCGCGCCAATCTCAATCTGGCCCATCCCGACGAGATCATCATCTACACGTCGCCACGGCTCGCGGCGGCCGGTGATGGGTCCTTGGCGCTGCGATAA
- the gyrA gene encoding DNA gyrase subunit A has translation MSDEQVPPPSDDPKGVRGISITDEMERSYLDYAMSVIVSRALPDVRDGLKPVHRRILYTMHENGYDWNKPYKKSSRVVGDVMGKYHPHGDQAIYDALVRMAQDFSMRLPLVDGQGNFGSVDGDPPAAMRYTEVRLEKVANALLDDIDKATVDFQDNYDNSEREPVVLPARFPNLLVNGAGGIAVGMATNVPPHNLGEVIDAVIALIDDPELSAEALWDLIPGPDFPTGGIILGRSGIRNAYLTGRGSITMRGKVEIEPAGKDREALVIKEIPYQVNKASMVEKIAELVREKRIEGISDLRDESDRDGLRVVIELKRDAVADVVLNQLYRFSPLQSTFGANMVALNYGRPELMQLRDLLTAFIGFREEVVTRRTKFLLNKARDRAHVLVGLAIAVANIDEVIRLIRTSPDPATARHELMSRDWPARDMIPLVKLIDDPRHAVAEDGTCRLSEEQARAILDLRLQRLTALGRDEIGDELNKLAEEIKDYLDILRSRIRVLEIIKDELGAVRDEFATPRRTEIVEGGADLEDEDLIQREDMVVTVSHAGYIKRVPLATYRAQRRGGKGRSGMSTREADFVARLFVANTHTPVLFFSSRGIVYKEKVWRLPLAAPQARGKALINILPLENGEGISSILPLPEDEESWGELDVMFATTKGTVRRNKLSDFVQVNRAGKIAMKLEDGDGIVGVQVCSPNDDVLLTTAHGQAIRFPVTDVRVFAGRTSTGVRGIALGKSDRVISMSILRHVEASPAERSAYLKMRRAIAGEGESVVEVEPDEGAAVELGGERYAELSAAEQVILAISENGFGKRTSAYEYRVTGRGGKGIVAMTVNDRNGDLVATFPVEDADQIMLVTNGGQLIRCPVDGIRLAGRNTQGVIVFSTAEGEKVVSVERVSEEEAEEADADDAGDVGEGGAGEPSED, from the coding sequence GTGAGTGACGAGCAAGTTCCGCCGCCGAGCGACGATCCGAAGGGCGTACGCGGCATTTCCATCACCGACGAGATGGAGCGGTCCTATCTCGATTACGCCATGAGCGTGATCGTTAGCCGCGCGCTGCCGGACGTGCGCGACGGCTTGAAGCCTGTGCATCGGCGCATCCTCTACACGATGCACGAGAACGGCTACGACTGGAACAAGCCCTACAAGAAGTCCTCGCGCGTCGTCGGCGACGTCATGGGTAAATATCACCCGCATGGCGACCAGGCGATCTACGATGCGCTGGTGCGCATGGCGCAGGACTTTTCGATGCGCCTGCCGCTGGTGGACGGGCAGGGCAACTTCGGCTCGGTCGATGGCGATCCGCCGGCCGCGATGCGGTACACCGAGGTGCGTCTGGAAAAGGTCGCGAACGCGCTTCTGGACGACATCGACAAGGCGACGGTCGACTTCCAGGACAACTACGACAATTCCGAGCGCGAGCCGGTCGTGCTTCCCGCGCGTTTCCCGAACCTTCTGGTCAACGGGGCCGGCGGCATCGCCGTCGGCATGGCGACCAACGTGCCGCCGCACAATCTCGGCGAGGTCATCGACGCGGTCATCGCGCTGATCGACGATCCGGAGCTCTCCGCGGAAGCGCTCTGGGACCTGATTCCGGGACCCGACTTTCCGACCGGCGGCATCATCCTGGGCCGCTCCGGAATCCGGAACGCGTATCTCACCGGCCGCGGGTCGATCACCATGCGCGGCAAGGTCGAGATCGAGCCGGCGGGCAAGGATCGCGAAGCGCTGGTGATCAAGGAGATCCCCTATCAGGTCAACAAGGCCTCGATGGTGGAGAAGATCGCCGAGCTGGTGCGCGAGAAGCGGATCGAGGGCATCTCGGACCTGCGCGACGAATCCGACCGCGACGGCCTGCGCGTCGTGATCGAGCTGAAGCGCGACGCCGTGGCCGACGTGGTTCTCAACCAGCTCTACCGGTTCTCGCCGCTGCAATCGACGTTCGGCGCCAACATGGTGGCGCTGAACTACGGCCGTCCGGAGCTGATGCAGCTGCGCGATCTGCTGACCGCCTTCATCGGCTTCCGCGAGGAGGTGGTCACCCGGCGCACCAAGTTCCTGCTCAACAAGGCCCGCGACCGGGCCCACGTCCTGGTCGGTCTGGCCATCGCGGTCGCCAACATCGACGAGGTGATCCGGCTGATCCGGACCTCGCCGGATCCGGCCACCGCGCGCCACGAGCTGATGAGCCGCGACTGGCCGGCCCGGGACATGATCCCGCTGGTCAAGCTGATCGACGACCCGCGCCATGCGGTCGCCGAGGACGGCACCTGCCGCCTCTCGGAGGAGCAGGCCCGCGCCATCCTCGATCTGCGCCTGCAGCGCCTGACCGCGCTCGGCCGTGACGAGATCGGCGACGAGCTCAACAAGCTCGCCGAGGAGATCAAGGACTACCTGGATATCCTGCGCTCGCGCATCCGGGTGCTGGAGATCATCAAGGACGAGCTGGGCGCCGTGCGCGACGAGTTCGCCACCCCGCGCCGCACCGAGATCGTCGAAGGCGGTGCGGACCTGGAAGACGAGGACCTGATCCAGCGCGAGGACATGGTCGTCACCGTCAGCCACGCCGGCTACATCAAGCGCGTGCCGCTCGCCACCTACCGGGCCCAGCGTCGCGGCGGCAAGGGCCGCTCCGGCATGTCGACCCGCGAGGCCGACTTCGTCGCACGGCTGTTCGTGGCCAACACGCACACGCCGGTCCTGTTCTTCTCCTCGCGTGGCATCGTCTACAAGGAAAAGGTCTGGCGGCTGCCGCTTGCCGCGCCTCAGGCCCGCGGCAAGGCGCTCATCAACATCCTGCCGCTGGAGAACGGGGAGGGCATCAGTTCCATCCTTCCTCTGCCGGAGGACGAGGAGAGCTGGGGCGAGTTGGACGTGATGTTCGCCACGACGAAAGGCACGGTCCGCCGCAACAAGCTGTCGGACTTCGTACAGGTGAACCGCGCCGGCAAGATCGCCATGAAGCTGGAGGACGGCGACGGCATCGTCGGCGTCCAGGTGTGCTCGCCGAACGACGACGTGCTTCTCACCACGGCTCACGGTCAGGCGATCCGGTTCCCCGTCACCGACGTCCGGGTGTTCGCCGGCCGCACCTCCACCGGCGTGCGCGGCATCGCGCTCGGCAAGAGCGACCGGGTGATCTCCATGTCGATCCTTCGCCATGTGGAGGCGTCACCGGCGGAACGCTCGGCCTATCTGAAGATGCGCCGGGCGATTGCCGGCGAGGGCGAGAGCGTCGTCGAGGTCGAGCCGGACGAGGGCGCCGCGGTTGAACTCGGCGGCGAGCGCTATGCGGAGCTTTCGGCGGCGGAGCAGGTGATCCTGGCCATCTCGGAGAACGGCTTCGGCAAGCGCACCTCGGCCTACGAGTACCGGGTCACGGGGCGCGGCGGCAAAGGCATCGTCGCCATGACCGTGAATGACCGCAACGGCGATCTGGTCGCGACGTTCCCGGTCGAAGATGCCGATCAGATCATGCTGGTCACCAACGGCGGCCAGCTCATTCGTTGCCCTGTCGACGGGATCCGGCTTGCCGGCCGCAACACGCAAGGCGTCATCGTCTTCTCGACCGCAGAGGGCGAAAAGGTCGTCTCGGTCGAACGCGTGTCGGAGGAAGAAGCCGAGGAAGCCGACGCGGACGATGCCGGCGATGTCGGAGAGGGCGGAGCGGGCGAGCCCTCCGAGGACTGA
- the tgt gene encoding tRNA guanosine(34) transglycosylase Tgt, with the protein MSERFSFTLLANDGAARRGRLSTPHGLVETPAFMPVGTQATVKAMLPEHVRETGADVVLGNVYHLMLRPGAERVDRLGGLHRFMNWPHTILTDSGGFQVMSLAALRKLDADGVTFKSHIDGSMHRLTPERSIEIQGLLGSDIQMQLDECVRLPASRDEIARGMRLSLDWAERSRTAFEGFGGPEAGRALFGIVQGGDDLALREESATALSAMPFEGYSIGGLAVGEPQQVMFDVTAATTAFLPTEKPRYLMGVGTPDDLVGSVARGVDMFDCVMPTRAGRHGVAYTRFGKLNLKNARHAEQIAPLDPEGPTEISRSYSRAYLHHLIRAGEMLGATLLTWNNIAYYQALMRRLRTAIEEGRFDDEAAVIREGWVRGDVVSS; encoded by the coding sequence GTGAGCGAACGCTTTTCCTTCACGCTGCTGGCGAACGACGGGGCGGCCCGGCGCGGCCGCCTGTCGACCCCCCACGGGCTGGTGGAGACGCCCGCCTTCATGCCGGTCGGCACCCAGGCCACCGTAAAGGCGATGCTGCCGGAGCATGTGCGCGAGACCGGCGCAGACGTGGTGCTCGGCAACGTCTATCACCTGATGCTGCGCCCGGGCGCGGAACGGGTCGACCGCCTCGGCGGTCTGCACCGGTTCATGAACTGGCCGCACACGATCCTGACCGACTCCGGCGGTTTCCAGGTCATGTCGCTGGCCGCGCTGCGCAAGCTCGATGCGGACGGGGTCACGTTCAAGAGCCACATCGACGGCTCGATGCACCGGCTCACGCCGGAGCGCTCCATCGAGATCCAGGGCCTGCTCGGTTCCGACATCCAGATGCAGCTCGACGAATGTGTGCGCCTGCCGGCGTCGCGAGACGAGATCGCGCGGGGCATGCGGCTGAGCCTGGACTGGGCGGAACGGTCCCGCACCGCGTTCGAGGGGTTCGGTGGTCCGGAAGCGGGGCGGGCGCTGTTCGGCATCGTGCAGGGCGGCGATGATCTGGCGCTGCGCGAGGAATCGGCAACCGCGCTCTCCGCCATGCCGTTTGAAGGTTACTCCATCGGCGGGCTCGCGGTCGGTGAGCCCCAGCAGGTGATGTTCGACGTCACCGCCGCGACGACGGCCTTCCTGCCGACCGAAAAGCCCCGCTACCTGATGGGGGTGGGCACGCCGGACGATCTGGTCGGATCCGTCGCCCGCGGCGTCGACATGTTCGACTGCGTGATGCCCACGCGGGCAGGGCGGCATGGCGTCGCCTACACGCGCTTTGGCAAGCTGAATCTCAAGAACGCCCGCCATGCGGAGCAGATCGCGCCCCTCGATCCGGAGGGGCCGACGGAAATATCGCGCAGCTACAGCCGCGCCTATCTGCACCACCTGATCCGGGCCGGCGAGATGCTTGGCGCGACGCTTCTGACCTGGAACAACATCGCCTACTATCAGGCCCTGATGCGCCGCCTTCGAACGGCCATCGAGGAGGGGCGTTTCGACGACGAGGCGGCGGTCATTCGCGAGGGCTGGGTGCGGGGAGACGTCGTCTCCTCATGA
- the coaD gene encoding pantetheine-phosphate adenylyltransferase produces the protein MADLTRIALYPGSFDPVTNGHLDVLAHALGIADKVVVAIGVHPGKAPMFSFDERVDMLRDLGRTLLPADQQHRLEVVAFDNLVTEAAVDHGATLLIRGLRDGTDLDYEMQMAGMNRTLRPDVQTVFLPASPEVRHITATLVRQIARMGGSTKDFVPADVARRLADKTAGAS, from the coding sequence ATGGCTGATCTGACCCGAATTGCGCTTTATCCCGGTTCGTTCGACCCGGTGACCAACGGTCATCTCGATGTGCTCGCCCACGCGCTCGGCATCGCCGACAAGGTGGTCGTGGCGATCGGCGTGCATCCGGGCAAGGCGCCCATGTTCTCGTTCGACGAGCGGGTGGACATGCTGCGCGACTTGGGGCGCACCCTGTTGCCGGCCGATCAGCAGCATCGCCTGGAGGTTGTCGCCTTCGACAATCTGGTGACCGAGGCCGCCGTCGATCACGGTGCGACGCTTCTCATCCGGGGACTGCGCGACGGGACGGATCTGGACTACGAGATGCAGATGGCCGGCATGAACCGGACGCTCAGGCCGGACGTTCAGACGGTTTTTCTCCCGGCGTCGCCGGAAGTTCGTCACATCACAGCCACGCTTGTGCGCCAGATCGCGCGGATGGGCGGATCGACGAAGGACTTCGTTCCTGCCGACGTCGCCCGGCGCCTCGCGGACAAGACCGCCGGCGCCTCCTGA